A stretch of Mastacembelus armatus chromosome 1, fMasArm1.2, whole genome shotgun sequence DNA encodes these proteins:
- the LOC113128813 gene encoding neuroblast differentiation-associated protein AHNAK isoform X3, with amino-acid sequence MDPEQRHRRGRSLSEALTLEELEDGGVVISSMDSVSAKQGLREGDKVLGATINFDHWSKKEVLQLLKLIEPYDDKVQVLTRSNLSKSLGNLDQCAKSPEMMLEDSYSKIYKTKIKKYMRGDLVDGEEGPENSMLTVKSSVPRPDMGLPRLGVDFGLQQNKTLSTNSSAYSEYDMSFSSAKAGQLTDGNNLNLPPLGLGQSGSGPNGVQVPKLRLSGRSPDLALETPGVPRMLERGQDIDLGVDIPSGKLKGDLMGPNIPIGTASGGIKSPSGKYTAPKFTMPKFDLPTIEVPNVKGGIADPDIGLNVPSTDLGIGSPSGKMKMPGFGLSEPKLKGLDGALKTPDFDTSAPRFKGAFGSPELQGPNLDLKSSDLDISGPKLGGGLNAPDIKMPKVDLKGPNLDLNAPNVNLDMPSGKLKMPELHGPDWDVNAPSSKLKMPKFNLSGKSPNLDLNTDLNSPDLSLKAPKIKSGIDAPDVDLPDMNLKAPKLDVNTPDINIGSPKANMKMPKFKMPKFGLPSLQGPEIDGDLHGPNVDLNAPNLNLKGPKGDLDVGIDGPSGKFKKPNLNLPKFGLSGPKLQGPNLDLKSPDLDISGPKLGGGLNAPDINMPKVDLKSPNLDLNAPNVNLDMPSGKLKMPELHGPDWDVNAPSSKLKMPKFNLSGKSPNLDLNTDLNSPDLSLKAPKIKSGIDAPDVDLPDMNLKAPKLDVNTPDINIGSPKANMKMPKFKMPKFGLPSLQGPEIDGDLHGPNVDLNAPNLNLKGPKGDLDVGIDGPSGKFKKPNLNLPKFGLSGPKLQGPNLDLKSPDLDISGPKLGGGLNAPDINMPKVDLKSPNLDLNAPNVNLDMPSGKLKMPELHGPDWDVNAPSGKLKMPKLNLSGKSPNLDLNTDLNLKTPKIKGGIDAPDVDLPDMNFKAPKLDVNTPDVNIGSPKANMKMPKFKMPKFGLPSLKGPEIDGNLEGPNVDLNAPNLNLKGPKGDLDVGIDGPSGKFKKPNLNLPKFGLSGPKLQGPNLDLKSPDLDISGPKLSGGLNAPDINMPKVDLKSPNLDLNAPNVNLDMPSGKLKMPELHGPDWDVNAPSGKLKMPKLNLSGKSPNLDLKTDLNLKTPKIKGGIDAPDVDLPDMNLKAPKLDVNTPDINIGSPKANMKMPKLKMPKFGLPSLKGPEIDGNLEGPNVDLNAPNLNLKGPKGDLDVGIDGPSGKFKKPNLTLPKFGLSGPKLQGPNLDLKSPDLDISGPKLGGGLNAPDINMPKVDLKSPKLDLNAPNVNLDMPSGKLKMPELHGPDWDVNAPSGKLKMPELHGPDWDVNAPSGKLKMPKFNLSGKSPNLDLNTDLKSPDFSLKAPKIKGGINVPDVDLPDMNLKAPKLDVNTPDINIGSPKAKMKMPKFKMPKFGRPSLKGPEIDGNLRGPNVDLNAPNINLKSPKGDLDVGIDGPSGKFKKPNLTLPKFGLSGPKLQGPNLDLKSPDLDISGPKLGGGLNAPDINMPKVDLKSPNLDLNAPNVNLDMPSGKLKMPELHGPDWDVNAPSGKLKMPKLNLSGKSPNLDLNTDLKSPDFSLKAPKIKGGINAPDVDLPDMNLKAPKLDVNTPDINIGSPKAKMKKPKFKMPKFSIPSLKGPEIDGNLRGPNVDLNAPNLNLRGPKGDLDVGIDGPSGKFKKPNLTLPKFGLSGPKLQGPNLDLKSPDLDISGPKLSGGLNAPDINMPKVDLKSPKLDLNAPNVNLDMPSGKLKMPELHGPDWDVNAPSGKLKMPKLNLSGKSPNLDLNTDLNSPDLSLKAPKIKGGIDAPDVDLPDMNLKAPKLDMNTPDVNIGSPKANMKMPKLKMPKFSIPSLKGPEIDGNLRGPNVDLNAPNLNLKGPKGDLDVGIDGPSGKFKKPNLNLPKFGLSGPKLQGPNLDLKSPDFDISGPKLSGGLNAPDINMPKVDLKSPKLDLNAPNVNLDMPSGKLKMPELHGPDWDVNAPSGKLKMPKLNLSGKSPDLDLNTDLNSPDLSLKAPKIKGGINAPDVDLPDMNLKAPKLDVNTPDINIGSPKANMKLPKLKMSKGTLPSLKGPQIDGHLGGSDIDMNAPNVTVKGSKPGFEIPDVGFGSVSAKLKKPHLKMPDVGFSSPNMSINPDLTSADVSLKSYKMKGGINAPKLGLPNMDLKAPKLDVNSPDVSIGLPEAKMQHPKIKMPKGPNVDINGDLQGPDLRIPNIDVNGPNGKLKGHDPSMDLTMPKVAMQKPQLHLKTPDLNMDDISPNLTGVNMRMPVLNTDGDVRLHTDSTLPRSKVGARYPMDVDLGQHVDFKHSDLNIDDFTGKDHVLRARGAKLDPQGSHNYGQVISPSGVNIDMRDPRHSRQIPAEDAGLYLNQRSMQPVPKARMLHSSQDSNTRVPESTDGYYVTVFPDRPQNTKTQNRKSNTLGHLNLHQGNLDLEVPDANDLKGSTFFFSNLV; translated from the exons ATGGATCCTGAG cagAGACACCGCAGAGGAAGGAGCCTCTCTGAGGCCCTGACCctggaggagttggaggatggGGGGGTGGTCATTTCCAGCATGGACAGTGTCTCAGCCAAGCAGGGACTGAGGGAAG gagATAAAGTTTTGGGAGCAACAATCAATTTTGATCACTGGTCAAAAAAAGAAGTGTTACAACTCCTGAAGCTGATTGAGCCGTATGACGACAAGGTCCAAGTTCTCACCAGGAGCAACCTCAGCAAGAGCCTTGGAAATCTGGACCAGTGTGCCAAGAGTCCTGAGATG ATGCTGGAGGATTCCTACAGCAAAATCTACAAGACCAAAATCAAGAAGTATATGAGGGGTGACTTAGTTGATGGTGAGGAGGGCCCTGAGAACAGTATGTTGACCGTCAAGTCAAGTGTACCAAGACCGGACATGGGGTTGCCTCGCCTTGGAGTTGACTTTGGACTTCAGCAGAACAAGACTTTGAGCACTAACAGTAGTGCTTATTCAGAATATGATATGTCATTTTCTTCGGCAAAAGCTGGACAGTTAACAGATGGCAACAATTTGAACCTCCCACCATTGGGTCTTGGCCAGAGTGGGTCTGGTCCAAATGGAGTTCAGGTACCTAAGCTTAGGCTTTCTGGGAGATCCCCTGACTTAGCCCTTGAAACACCAGGTGTTCCACGTATGTTGGAACGTGGACAGGACATTGATTTGGGTGTAGATATTCCATCTGGTAAATTGAAAGGTGACCTTATGGGACCAAATATACCTATTGGCACTGCATCAGGTGGCATAAAAAGTCCATCTGGAAAATACACAGCTCCTAAATTTACAATGCCAAAATTTGATTTACCAACCATTGAAGTTCCAAATGTCAAAGGTGGAATTGCTGATCCAGATATTGGTTTAAATGTACCCTCAACTGACTTGGGGATTGGCAGTCCTTCAGGAAAAATGAAGATGCCAGGTTTTGGATTGTCAGAACCAAAACTGAAAGGGCTTGACGGTGCCCTAAAGACACCAGACTTTGATACTTCAGCCCCCAGATTTAAAGGGGCTTTTGGTTCCCCTGAATTACAAGGCCCTAACCTGGACCTCAAATCATCTGACCTTGACATCTCTGGTCCCAAACTCGGTGGTGGACTAAATGCCCCAGACATAAAAATGCCAAAGGTTGATCTTAAGGGCCCAAACCTGGATCTCAATGCTCCAAATGTCAATTTAGACATGCCATCAGGTAAACTGAAAATGCCAGAGCTTCATGGTCCAGACTGGGATGTTAATGCTCCCTCTAGCAAACTGAAAATGCCCAAATTTAATCTTTCTGGCAAAAGTCCAAATCTGGATCTAAACACAGATCTGAATTCACCAGATTTGAGTCTCAAAGCTCCAAAGATAAAGAGTGGAATTGATGCCCCTGACGTGGACTTACCTGACATGAATCTTAAGGCTCCCAAGTTAGATGTGAACACTCCAGATATCAACATTGGTTCGCCAAAAGCAAATATGAAAATGCCCAAATTCAAGATGCCCAAATTTGGCCTTCCAAGTCTTCAAGGACCTGAGATTGATGGGGACCTACATGGGCCAAATGTAGATTTAAATGCACCCAATCTCAACCTCAAAGGTCCTAAAGGTGACTTAGATGTTGGCATTGATGGTCCATCAGGAAAATTCAAAAAGCCAAACTTGAACCTACCTAAGTTTGGCCTTTCTGGTCCAAAATTACAAGGCCCTAACCTGGACCTAAAATCACCTGACCTAGATATTTCTGGTCCCAAACTCGGTGGTGGACTAAATGCTCCAGACATAAATATGCCAAAGGTTGATCTTAAAAGCCCAAACCTGGATCTCAATGCTCCAAATGTCAATTTAGACATGCCATCAGGTAAACTGAAAATGCCAGAGCTTCATGGTCCAGACTGGGATGTTAATGCTCCCTCTAGCAAACTGAAAATGCCCAAATTTAATCTTTCTGGCAAAAGTCCAAATCTGGATCTAAACACAGATCTGAATTCACCAGATTTGAGTCTCAAAGCTCCAAAGATAAAGAGTGGAATTGATGCCCCTGACGTGGACTTACCTGACATGAATCTTAAGGCTCCCAAGTTAGATGTGAACACTCCAGATATCAACATTGGTTCGCCAAAAGCAAATATGAAAATGCCCAAATTCAAGATGCCCAAATTTGGCCTTCCAAGTCTTCAAGGACCTGAGATTGATGGGGACCTACATGGGCCAAATGTAGATTTAAATGCACCCAATCTCAACCTCAAAGGTCCTAAAGGTGACTTAGATGTTGGCATTGATGGTCCATCAGGAAAATTCAAAAAGCCAAACTTGAACCTACCTAAGTTTGGCCTTTCTGGTCCAAAATTACAAGGCCCTAACCTGGACCTAAAATCACCTGACCTAGATATTTCTGGTCCCAAACTCGGTGGTGGACTAAATGCTCCAGACATAAATATGCCAAAGGTTGATCTTAAAAGCCCAAACCTGGATCTCAATGCTCCAAATGTCAATTTAGACATGCCATCAGGTAAACTGAAAATGCCAGAGCTTCATGGTCCAGATTGGGATGTTAACGCTCCCTCAGGCAAACTGAAAATGCCCAAATTGAATCTTTCTGGCAAAAGTCCAAATCTGGATCTAAACACAGATCTGAATCTGAAAACTCCAAAGATAAAGGGTGGAATTGATGCCCCTGATGTGGACTTACCCGACATGAATTTTAAGGCTCCCAAGTTAGATGTGAACACTCCAGATGTCAACATTGGTTCGCCAAAAGCAAATATGAAAATGCCCAAATTCAAGATGCCCAAATTTGGCCTTCCAAGTCTAAAAGGACCTGAGATTGATGGGAACCTAGAGGGGCCAAATGTAGATTTAAATGCACCCAATCTCAACCTCAAAGGTCCTAAAGGTGACTTAGATGTTGGCATTGATGGTCCATCAGGAAAATTCAAAAAGCCAAACTTGAACCTACCTAAGTTTGGCCTTTCTGGTCCAAAGTTACAGGGCCCTAACCTGGACCTCAAATCACCTGACCTAGATATCTCTGGTCCCAAACTGAGTGGTGGACTAAATGCTCCAGACATAAATATGCCAAAGGTTGATCTTAAAAGCCCAAACCTGGATCTGAATGCTCCAAATGTCAATTTAGACATGCCATCAGGTAAACTGAAAATGCCAGAGCTTCATGGTCCAGACTGGGATGTTAACGCTCCCTCTGGCAAACTGAAAATGCCCAAATTGAATCTTTCCGGCAAAAGTCCAAATCTGGATCTAAAAACAGATCTGAATCTGAAAACTCCAAAGATAAAGGGTGGAATTGATGCCCCTGACGTGGACTTACCCGACATGAATCTTAAGGCTCCCAAGTTAGATGTGAACACTCCAGATATCAACATTGGTTCGCCAAAAGCAAATATGAAAATGCCCAAACTCAAGATGCCCAAATTTGGCCTTCCAAGTCTAAAAGGGCCTGAGATTGATGGGAACCTAGAGGGGCCAAATGTAGATTTAAATGCACCCAATCTCAACCTCAAAGGTCCTAAAGGTGACTTAGATGTTGGCATTGATGGTCCATCAGGAAAATTCAAAAAACCAAACTTGACCCTACCTAAGTTTGGCCTTTCTGGTCCAAAGTTACAGGGCCCTAACCTGGACCTCAAATCACCTGACCTAGATATCTCTGGTCCCAAACTTGGTGGTGGACTAAATGCTCCAGACATAAATATGCCAAAGGTTGATCTTAAAAGCCCAAAACTGGATTTGAATGCTCCAAATGTCAATTTAGACATGCCATCAGGTAAACTGAAAATGCCAGAGCTTCATGGTCCAGACTGGGATGTTAATGCTCCCTCAGGCAAACTGAAAATGCCAGAGCTTCATGGTCCAGACTGGGATGTTAATGCTCCCTCTGGCAAACTGAAAATGCCCAAATTTAATCTTTCTGGCAAAAGTCCAAATCTGGATCTAAACACAGATCTGAAATCACCAGATTTTAGTCTGAAAGCTCCAAAGATAAAGGGTGGAATTAATGTCCCTGATGTGGACTTACCCGACATGAATCTTAAGGCTCCCAAGTTAGATGTGAACACTCCAGATATCAACATTGGTTCACCAAAAGCAAAGATGAAAATGCCCAAATTCAAGATGCCCAAATTTGGTCGTCCAAGTCTAAAAGGACCTGAGATTGATGGGAACCTACGTGGGCCAAATGTAGATTTAAATGCACCCAATATCAACCTCAAAAGTCCTAAAGGTGACTTAGATGTTGGCATTGATGGTCCATCAGGAAAATTCAAAAAGCCAAACTTGACCCTACCTAAGTTTGGCCTTTCTGGTCCAAAGTTACAGGGCCCTAACCTGGACCTAAAATCACCTGACCTTGACATCTCTGGTCCCAAACTCGGTGGTGGACTAAATGCTCCAGATATAAATATGCCAAAAGTTGATCTTAAGAGCCCAAACCTGGATCTCAATGCTCCAAATGTCAATTTAGACATGCCATCAG GTAAACTGAAAATGCCAGAGCTTCATGGTCCAGACTGGGATGTTAACGCTCCCTCTGGCAAACTGAAAATGCCCAAATTGAATCTTTCTGGCAAAAGTCCAAATCTGGATCTAAACACAGATCTGAAATCACCAGATTTTAGTCTGAAAGCTCCAAAGATAAAGGGTGGAATTAATGCCCCTGATGTGGACTTACCCGACATGAATCTTAAGGCTCCCAAGTTAGATGTGAACACTCCAGATATCAACATTGGTTCGCCAAAAGCAAAGATGAAAAAGCCCAAATTCAAGATGCCCAAATTTAGCATTCCAAGTCTAAAAGGACCTGAGATTGATGGGAACCTACGTGGGCCTAATGTAGATTTAAATGCACCCAATCTCAACCTCAGAGGTCCTAAAGGTGACTTAGATGTTGGCATTGATGGTCCATCAGGAAAATTCAAAAAACCAAACTTGACCCTACCTAAGTTTGGCCTTTCTGGTCCAAAGTTACAAGGCCCTAACCTGGACCTCAAATCACCTGACCTTGACATCTCTGGTCCCAAACTGAGTGGTGGACTAAATGCTCCAGACATAAATATGCCAAAGGTTGATCTTAAAAGCCCAAAACTGGATTTGAATGCTCCAAATGTCAATTTAGACATGCCATCAGGTAAACTGAAAATGCCAGAGCTTCATGGTCCAGACTGGGATGTTAACGCTCCCTCTGGCAAACTGAAAATGCCCAAATTGAATCTTTCTGGCAAAAGTCCAAATCTGGATCTAAACACAGATCTGAATTCACCAGATTTGAGTCTCAAAGCTCCAAAGATAAAGGGTGGAATTGATGCCCCTGATGTGGACTTACCCGACATGAATCTTAAGGCTCCCAAGTTAGATATGAACACTCCAGATGTCAACATTGGTTCACCAAAAGCAAATATGAAAATGCCCAAACTCAAGATGCCCAAATTTAGCATTCCAAGTCTAAAAGGACCTGAGATTGATGGGAACCTACGTGGGCCTAATGTAGATTTAAATGCACCCAATCTCAACCTCAAAGGTCCTAAAGGTGACTTAGATGTTGGCATTGATGGTCCATCAGGAAAATTCAAAAAGCCAAACTTGAACCTACCTAAGTTTGGCCTTTCTGGTCCAAAGTTACAGGGCCCTAACCTGGACCTCAAATCACCTGACTTTGACATCTCTGGTCCCAAACTGAGTGGTGGACTAAATGCTCCAGACATAAATATGCCAAAGGTTGATCTTAAGAGCCCAAAACTGGATCTGAATGCTCCAAATGTCAATTTAGACATGCCATCAGGTAAACTGAAAATGCCAGAGCTTCATGGTCCAGACTGGGATGTTAACGCTCCCTCAGGCAAACTGAAAATGCCCAAATTGAATCTTTCTGGCAAAAGTCCAGATCTGGATCTAAACACAGATCTGAATTCACCAGATTTGAGTCTCAAAGCTCCAAAGATAAAGGGTGGAATTAATGCCCCTGATGTGGACTTACCAGACATGAACCTTAAGGCTCCCAAGTTAGATGTGAACACTCCAGATATCAACATTGGTTCGCCAAAAGCAAATATGAAattgccaaaattaaaaatgtctaaAGGTACCTTACCCAGTCTTAAAGGACCACAGATTGATGGCCATTTAGGTGGTTCAGACATTGATATGAACGCACCCAACGTCACTGTCAAAGGGTCGAAACCTGGCTTTGAAATACCAGATGTTGGTTTTGGCAGTGTATCAGCAAAACTCAAAAAGCCACATTTGAAAATGCCTGATGTGGGGTTCTCTAGTCCAAACATGAGCATAAATCCGGACTTAACATCTGCAGATGTTAGTCTCAAATCTTATAAGATGAAGGGAGGAATTAATGCCCCAAAGTTGGGTTTACCTAACATGGACCTTAAAGCCCCCAAGTTAGATGTGAATAGTCCAGATGTCAGTATTGGCTTACCTGAGGCAAAGATGCAACATCCCAAAATCAAGATGCCAAAAGGCCCCAATGTTGACATAAATGGGGACCTCCAGGGACCAGATCTTAGGATCCCAAATATAGATGTTAATGGTCCAAATGGAAAATTAAAGGGTCATGATCCAAGCATGGACCTTACCATGCCAAAGGTGGCCATGCAAAAGCCACAGCTGCATCTTAAAACTCCAGATCTTAACATGGATGATATTTCACCTAACCTGACAGGTGTGAACATGAGAATGCCTGTCCTGAATACAGATGGAGATGTCAGACTTCACACTGATTCAACATTGCCTCGGTCCAAAGTAGGGGCCAGATATCCTATGGATGTTGACTTGGGCCAACATGTTGATTTCAAACATTCTGATCTCAACATTGATGACTTCACAGGAAAAGATCATGTGCTTAGAGCCAGGGGTGCAAAGCTGGACCCCCAGGGATCCCATAATTATGGACAGGTGATCTCCCCATCAGGTGTTAATATTGACATGAGAGACCCGAGACACAGCAGACAAATCCCAGCAGAAGATGCAGGTTTATATTTAAACCAGAGATCAATGCAGCCTGTACCTAAAGCACGCATGCTACATTCTTCTCAAGATTCAAACACAAGAGTACCTGAGAGTACAGACGGATACTACGTCACTGTTTTTCCTGATCGACCACAAAATACTAAAACACAAAACCGCAAAAGCAACACACTTGGCCATCTTAACCTTCACCAAGGAAACCTAGACCTTGAGGTTCCGGATGCCAATGACCTAAAGGGGTCAACGTTCTTTTTTTCCAACCTTGTGTAG